From the genome of Malus domestica chromosome 04, GDT2T_hap1, one region includes:
- the LOC103432771 gene encoding PHD finger-like domain-containing protein 5A, with protein sequence MAKHHPDLIMCRKQPGIAIGRLCEKCDGKCVICDSLVRPCTLVRVWDECNYGSFQGRCVVCGGLGISDAYYCKECTQLEKDRDGCPKIVNLGSAKTDLFYERKKYGFKRR encoded by the coding sequence ATGGCGAAGCATCATCCTGACCTAATTATGTGCCGGAAGCAACCGGGAATTGCCATTGGAAGGTTGTGTGAGAAGTGTGATGGCAAGTGTGTGATCTGTGATTCTTTGGTTCGTCCATGCACACTTGTTCGGGTGTGGGATGAGTGCAACTACGGATCGTTCCAAGGACGGTGTGTTGTGTGTGGAGGGCTTGGAATTTCTGATGCTTATTACTGCAAAGAGTGTACTCAGCTGGAGAAAGATCGAGATGGCTGTCCCAAAATTGTCAATCTAGGAAGTGCCAAAACAGATCTATTCTATGAACGCAAAAAGTATGGTTTCAAGAGAAGATGA